A genomic segment from Solenopsis invicta isolate M01_SB chromosome 5, UNIL_Sinv_3.0, whole genome shotgun sequence encodes:
- the LOC105195317 gene encoding odorant receptor 13a-like, whose protein sequence is MLPNEQYKEDMIYVTKLTRHVLSLLGVWPSYNRRSVGEKAWKYFLISISYMLIYFVLIPGISFSLIEKTKVTVRTIPLLFYGFMASGKYSNLVFREKNIRRCLKHIEEDYRIITSTEARDTMIESAKIGRRLVTLCAIFMYGTGLFARSILPFAKGKIVTAQNITIKPLPCPAYFIVFDAQVSPVYELTFTLQVVSGIITYSITTGLCGLAAVFVMHACGQLKILVDMMKNLVEEQWEEKQEVDRKLARMVEHQIRIRSFLHLVENTLQQACLIELMGCTAILCLIGYFIIMEWESNTNSIAVCTYFITMTSLMINMFLFCYTGEQLTVQAERVARTSCELEWYRLPDKKARAIVLVIIISNMPIKITAGKIMDLSFKTYGDVMKTAVTYFNMLVNIAD, encoded by the exons ATGCTGCCGAACGAGCAGTACAAAGAAGACATGATTTACGTTACAAAATTGACACGACACGTTCTAAGTCTACTTGGCGTCTGGCCGTCTTACAACAGAAGATCTGTCGGCGAAAAAGCCTGGAAGTACTTCTTGATCTCGATCTCGTACATGCTTATTTACTTCGTCCTAATTCCCGGTATTTCCTTCTCGTTGATTGAAAAGACAAAAGTCACGGTTCGAACGATCCCTTTACTTTTCTACGGTTTCATGGCCAGCGGTAAATACAGTAACCTGGTATTCCGCGAGAAGAACATCAGACGCTGCTTGAAACATATCGAAGAAGATTATAGAATCATAACTAGCACAGAGGCACGAGACACGATGATCGAATCTGCAAAGATCGGAAGACGGCTGGTCACACTTTGTGCGATCTTTATGTACGGCACCGGACTCTTCGCTCGTTCAATCCTGCcatttgccaaaggaaaaatcgtgaCTGCGCAAAACATCACAATCAAACCTCTACCTTGCCCGGCTTACTTTATTGTTTTCGATGCACAAGTCAGCCCCGTTTACGAACTGACTTTTACATTACAAGTAGTATCCGGGATAATCACTTATTCGATAACAACAGGTTTATGTGGTCTCGCAGCCGTCTTCGTGATGCACGCCTGCGGCCAGCTGAAGATTCTGGTGGATATGATGAAAAATCTCGTTGAAGAGCAATGGGAAGAGAAACAGGAAGTAGACAGGAAACTGGCGAGAATGGTCGAACATCAAATAAGAATTCGAAG TTTTTTGCACTTGGTAGAAAATACTCTTCAACAAGCGTGTCTAATAGAATTGATGGGTTGTACGGCAATACTATGTCTTataggatattttataataatg GAATGGGAGAGTAATACCAATTCGATAGCTGTATGTACCTACTTCATAACAATGACATCCCTGATGATAAACATGTTCCTGTTTTGTTATACTGGTGAACAGCTTACCGTTCAG gCGGAGAGAGTAGCTAGAACATCTTGCGAGCTTGAGTGGTATCGTCTTCCGGATAAGAAAGCACGTGCAATCGTGCTGGTGATAATTATATCAAACATGCCTATCAAGATTACCGCTGGAAAGATTATGGATCTATCATTCAAGACATACGGTGAT GTTATGAAGACAGCCGTGACATATTTTAACATGCTTGTAAATATAGCCGATTGA
- the LOC105198023 gene encoding odorant receptor 13a-like: protein MLSKEHYKDDMVYITQLTRHILSLLGIWPIYNRSKSTGDKFWKNFLISLCNILLYCVLIPGLLFWLIEKRTRVRVQTMPLLIFVIMACSKYSTLIYRETNIRRCLMHIEEDYKTAINEKTRATMLESAKIGRRLVTLCAIFMYTSGLSFRLVLPFARGKIVTAQNITIKPLPCPAYFIVFDVQVSPVYELIFALQVLSGLITYSITTGLCGLAAVFVMHACGQLKILVTLMKNLVEEQWQEKQEVNRKLATMVQHQIRIRSFLQLVENTLQQACLLELFGCTTIVCLLGYFIIMEWENSNLIAMCSYFSSLISMMINMFMFCYTGEQLTVQAEKVARTSCMLEWYRLPNKEARGIVLVVIMSNLPLKITAGKIMDLSLKTYGDVVKTAVTYFNMLLKVTD, encoded by the exons ATGCTGAGCAAAGAGCATTATAAAGATGACATGGTTTACATCACACAATTGACGAGACACATTTTGAGCTTACTCGGAATCTGGCCGATTTACAACAGGAGCAAATCTACCGGCGacaaattttggaaaaacttcTTGATCTCACTGTGTAACATTCTCCTCTATTGCGTCCTGATTCCCGGTCTTCTCTTTTGGTTGATTGAGAAAAGAACACGCGTCAGGGTTCAAACGATGCCTTTGCTTATCTTTGTCATCATGGCCTGTAGTAAATACAGTACTCTGATATACCGTGAAACAAACATCAGACGTTGCTTGATGCACATCGAGGAAGATTATAAGACCGCGATCAATGAGAAAACGCGAGCCACAATGCTCGAATCCGCGAAGATCGGACGACGCTTAGTTACACTTTGCGCGATTTTCATGTATACCAGCGGGCTCTCTTTCCGATTGGTCTTGCCGTTTGCTAGAGGAAAAATCGTGACTGCGCAAAACATCACGATCAAACCCTTGCCATGTCCGGCTTACTTTATTGTTTTCGATGTACAAGTCAGCCCCGTTTACGAACTGATTTTTGCATTACAAGTATTATCCGGGTTAATCACTTATTCGATAACAACAGGTTTATGTGGTCTCGCAGCCGTTTTCGTGATGCATGCCTGCGGTCAACTGAAGATTCTGGTGACTTTGATGAAAAATCTCGTCGAGGAGCAATGGCAAGAGAAACAGGAAGTGAACAGAAAGCTGGCTACAATGGTACAACATCAAATAAGAATTCGAAG ttttttacaaTTGGTGGAAAATACTCTGCAACAAGCGTGTCTATTAGAATTGTTTGGATGCACGACGATAGTCTGCCTTCtcggatattttataataatg GAATGGGAGAATAGCAACTTGATAGCTATGTGCTCCTACTTTTCATCACTTATATCCATGATGATAAACATGTTCATGTTTTGTTATACTGGTGAACAGCTTACTGTTCAG GCAGAGAAAGTAGCTAGAACATCTTGCATGCTTGAGTGGTACCGTCTTCCGAACAAGGAGGCGCGTGGGATTGTATTGGTGGTTATAATGTCGAACCTGCCTCTCAAGATCACAGCTGGAAAAATCATGGATCTATCACTCAAAACTTATGGTGAT GTTGTAAAAACAGCTGTAACGTATTTTAATATGCTTCTAAAAGTAACTGATTGA